The DNA window tataactttgtgccggcaggaaatgtatgtaacaggtagaaggaggcatctccgaccctataaagtatatatattcttgatcagcgtcaacagccgagacgatatagccatgtccgtctgtccgtctgtccgtctgtgtgtctgtccgtctgtccgtatgaaacactggatctcagagactataagagatagagctataattttttttcgacagcatttgttatgtttgcacgcagatcaagtttgtttcaaatttttgccacgcccacttccgcccccgcaaatcaaaaaaataacaagcgtaattttaaagctagagttccgaattttggtatatacaataataactatagtatttatgatttctgaaaatttggttgcgatcagataaaaattgtcgaagttattaaagaaatacttttgtatgggcagtaacgcctacttactaggggtcttagttgctttggctgacaatctggtatattgtgctgtctatggtatattttgaatacggtactatgtcgatataccaaatataccatttggtatatttttagtattttgcagtatatttggtatattttgagaaaataccgcaaaatatatttcttttattcaaaatgggtagcgggtatctcacagtcgagtacactcgactgtagctttcttacttgttaaggTTGTTTTTTCTGCCgcttcaaaattaaatacttaaattaacTCTAAACCTCACATCTGTAGATCGAAATTACTTAATACAGTGGAGAAGAATCGATCATTCAATGTGCTACTATACATAGTTTTTAAAGTGCATGTCACTATTATGTGctttatatgtataaattcAACTGgagttattaattttatattacatGTACATACTACGTACTTACCAATATTCTTTCCAATATTCAgttctttaattttttcaattgcaatatttttaagtattgaTGCTTCAGTCTGCGAAAGGTTTTCCAATGCcgtatcatttatttttatgacttgGCCTTGGTCTGATATCCATGTGTAATTAAGCtaagcaaccaaaaaaaaaaacaagaaaataaaaaatacaaattttagaaattattttgttttttttttataagaatGACTATTAAAGTCCGTAAGCGGTTTCTTACAGATGGCGCCCATTTCTGAGATTGTGGCTCACAATGTTTACTTTCATTGTGTCTATTTTGACCTTTTGATCGACTTCCCCAGATCTTTCTTGAAACATATTGACCAACATTAGACAACGATTTagatttttgcatatttgtatCATTTTTTTGATCTGGAAgagaaattaaacaaaaatacagaaaacaCAATTTTCTATTAGAACATGCACCAATTGgaaaaaacatacatatataaaattaactCTGAAGTTATATAAGAAAATAGGGAATTTTTGGgatcttttaaaaatattactttgaattaaaatttacttcTATAAACCATTCGAGGCTCCAGTAAATATTAACGTGCAATCTCTTGAAGCTCTTCGAAGCTGCAtcccatatacatatgtatatgaatggTATACGTCCTTATATGTTAAGTATATATGGCAAGCACATCATATAAACTTGCCGTTATTCACTTAATTCATAATGTATCTCGTTTGTATGTTACTTACTTATATATGCTTCATTTAAGTTATCATTTATTGAGGAATTGTTTgtatgccaaaaatttgaaataaaatgcgaACTAGATGTGAGTAAAGCGCCCGCAGCTCTTCCCGCTTTATCCTTATAATGATGAATTTGAATCGGGTTTGTTGGCGATGTCGGAGCCGATATTGCTTGAGActgttttatgttttctttagTATTCCTGACGGACGTAATCTCTTTTTCCTGACAGATGCGATCATATTctaatttcttttgtattcGTAGATTTAAATCTTTGGCCCACGCCAAATGAGCATTTTCCAAGCGCTTGGAATTTTCATTACCATGTATAAAATCCAAAGCTATAATTGCCCAAGCATCTAAAGTTTGTATAGCTTTGTTGTTCTCTTCATCCATTCCTGGTGGATTAATTTCTCCTTTTGCTCTAATATTTTGTAAGTTCCTGTCGTAATTAACAGACCTAAAGCGATTCCCTTCTGCATCATGGACACTCTTTTTTCGAGCCATTCGCAAATAACGTTTAATAGTGTCGCTTACGGATTGTGAGACATCATCGTTGTCGATTGAGCTGTTCCTCCGATGTTTTTCATCTCTTGGCTCATCGTCTGACCCATTATTTTCAAACATTATTTCATATTCTTCAGCGATTCGTTTTAATTCacttaattgaataaaatccGTTTGCGTTCCAGACGAATTCATATTCACTCCACTCCGTCTTGTGTGTGgttgatatttttgttgaacACTGTGACTTAGCTCAAGCGTTTTTGGAGGCTTTAATTGGCGTTTTGTAGGTACCGTTTCTTTATTAATAAGCAAAATATCTTGTGCGTTACGtctagatatatttttataactagtatttgaataattaagCAAGCTTGAGAAGGAGGATGCGCGCCGTAGACATGGTTTCATTGGTTCGGAGGAATGTAATATGCGGTGCAGCTGATgcttttttaatatattatagattTTCTTAAGAAGTACAGTATCTTGAAGAATCGCCGGTGTTATGGTGTTATCATTCAATTGTATATTCCGCAATGGCGCGCTTTGACACAATTCTTTTAATCGTTCAAATAGCTCATACTGTTCTGTACTGTGCTCACCGGATTCGAAAGCCTTACCGACACTGACTGAGGAAAACCGATTAGTCGACACGTTGTTCAAAGGACGCTGTGAGCTAGGCGAAGTAGTTTGGTCAGGTCGGACGGTTTTGCTGCCTAGCAAAAAAGTCGTCTTAAATGaatcattaattttaagataatattgtaaaatttcaatagtcttatcaatattttcattaaccTTTTCTTCTTTGTGAAGAAGATGTGAAGCATGATTAAATCGATGACGTGAAAGTATTCGAAGACGTTGTTTTGTTGCACCTGGAAAGGATCCTTTTCTACGCCATAATATAAATCGGGACTCTGAGGCACATACACTCTGAAACTGTGCCTCTATTTCAGATATATTCTCTAATGCTCCATTATGCGCTCCATCAGGAAATAACTTCCGTCCAGCATCAGTCATATATCTCCATGTTTTGCGCGTTAAAAGCCACCTCTCACGttttttatctttatcttttgaatgttgacgacgacgacttgAAAGCGATTTTGAAAATGCAATAGGTTTTGCCAATGATTTAGCTGGTTTGTCTGAAGAGGTTTGGtttgatttttgattaatatttataagatCTGAATTATTTGGTAACATACTAGTGCTCCCATCAATGCCATCAATTAGACTAAGCTCATCAAGCAAACAATCTAAAGGGCCTGATCTTTTTTTCACTATTGCTACAGGACTACGTAAAATATTGTTCATTTTTTCAGCTGAATTAGTAACAGTTCTTGTTTTTGTATCCATTTTAATTCAtacttctttatttttattatagtttatttatttttttaaataatagtttGAAAGTCTGgaaatacacaaaatgaataaaatgaaaaaacttgaaattaaaatttgtattatccATTTActgaaaagaataaataaatcgaGGTGAATCACTATTTGGcgactttattttttttattcttgaattaatttgtgcaattttttaataatttaatgcatacaatttttgttttgtagcatagaatattaaaaatcgtaagacacatttatatattttaagtctGTAATATTTCAGAAATTATACTTACAGGAGGTTACAAGTTTTCAACGACTTTGGTTTTTCTATgcttgaaaattaattattaccATTATTAACTTCACTCAAATTTAATACACTTGTTTATATAAAAGGTATTCATGGTCACTGCCGTTTAATTACCCATATATCTAATAAAGATTTAGAGTAAGTTGAGTATGCTTCAGAGTTTTTCCATATTTATCTGCATAATAAAGTGtagcaaatttatttgcttacgTTGGCACCACTTATTTAAATAGAACAACTTATGGTAGagaacatattttttttgtattgtttttttttcataacatggtgtatatttatatattggagaaaaaaaataataaatgaaggTTGACTATAATTGGAGCAACTTGAATTTAATTCACCACTATTTAGACTGTTCAATAAGCTACAGTCTCGACAACAACGTGAAATATTTTGGGAACACGCATAAAAAATCAACTTATTCTTCAAAAAGTATGgctgtatacatacatacgtattataaatatatccATAATATCAATATGTGTATTTCTTAGACCGGCACacatgtataaatataccctGAACAGAATTATGTGTATCTATATtaagtgaaaatatttaagtatgtATAGTATACATACAGATATACATATGATTGTATGTAAACATGCATCTAagcatatacaaaaatacaatttttacatACAAGTTATATGACTTTATGTCGCTCTGTCTTGAaccaatttattaataatcatcgattatattttttatttcaatttgatgaTATAAATGACAAATTCGAATCAGTCAGTCAAACAATTCTATCAATAAGTAAAACtaaataacatattttgtCTAAAGCCTTCGAACCGGTTCACgttactgtttttttttaagtctGATGTCAGAGTGCGCGTGAGAAGCATAGTAAAGTTAGAAGGTGAAAACAAAGCGAAGGCAAAGGGCTTTGCGAGAAGCGAGCTACATTGGTCAGTACTCTCTGAGCGATATTGCTATATCGCTTCGGTTTATAAGGTCGTAGATGCCTCTATCTGTcattaacatacatacattttctgtatACCTAAAGTTATATTACTATTCtaccaaatttaatttaaaatcctTCGGCAATTTTGGTCGACATTTTCACATCATTGTAGTGGGGGCATATCGTCCTACGAGGTAGATCAGCTAGATATTCCCACATTTCGCTCAGGATTACAGTCCCATATCAAGTACACTCAGCCATTCCTGCAGCAGGTATATGCCTCGCACTAAATACATCCCCATATTCTCCATACCAACTCAGattaacatacatattaaGATTTCAcacatttattgattttcaaaGTATATTTCGAAGCAAGAATATAAACGAAgacatttttgattttcataaAGGAAATTAGAAATCATAAAGGAAATTAGAACGTACCTTTCCCAGTAACTAAAATTTTATCATGtgtgcatttaaaaaatttgagCATTTTGAGCTTTTTTAACTATACAGGCATCATCTTACACCACTTCAAGAGCGCAATTTGGTCCGGAAAGCTTCAAGAGATCAGTGCAGCAGGCGAATGATTAATGGAGCGAATCAGAGCCAACGCCACTGCAACCGCAACCGTTAACTATACATCCAATAATTTACAGAATATAAACGAAGACATTTGATTCTTATAAAGGAAATTAAAACGATACTTTCACAATTGCTGAAATTTGGTCCTGtgtgcatttaaaaaataagagcattttgctatatataagcgaaaaacagaaagaaactCAATGTCGTCAGGTTGTACTTATACTTCACCAATAGCCAATTAGTACCACCATATAGTATTGGATAAAATGTGGATGCATGTTAGGCAATTGAAGGCAAAGCGGTTGtcaacaagttttttttggGTGACATTTAAGGATGAATCAACGAATCTATCTCAAAGGTCATGCCTTGTCACATTATTTCAAGGAGAAGCTATTAAGAATATTCCGAATAGCTTTTTCGAGACGGACATTGTTAATGTCACAAAACTATTACTTAGGATTTCGTTAAAAATGGATATCCTAGATGCGTGAAGCTTCAGAACATTTGACGTTTACGTTTGTCTTAACTCAACGTTCCTCTCAGCACAACATATAATTGTAATCCATGCCTTTTCTTccttatttaatatattttcattatggGCTATATTCACCGATGTTCTCTTAAAGTCGTCCGCTACCTTTGCTCGCTAcggaataaataaaaaagggtAAGAAGAGGtgatttgtaatttttttattcaatgtAGTAATTGAACTGTTTACTTCATAAAGAATATTAAACAGGCATTACTATGCATTTAGATAATTTGGCCGCACACCACTTCTTGCTCCGCGCAGGTGTTGACAATATCGCCAGTACCCAAAGTGTCCAATATAGATCACCCATTTTAAACGGACTTGAGTACGTTTGTGGACAATTTGTCATCTTCTTCGTTTAATCGGGGGTTCAGGGCATTATGATAACTGGGGTCTGATCAAAATATATCTATtttatagggtcagagatgACTCAGTCtgcctgttatatacataaacTTGCTAGAGGCACAAGGTTCAAGTACTCCAATTGTGATTTTGTTGAAAACAACACAGCGGTCATCTACCAGTCAATTCATGATGCCATTCCACATAAAGTTATTTTTGCCTAATATGAGGAACTGAGAGTTTACCATGTTATGCACGATGTGAAGCAGAGGTAAATTTAGAACTTGCCGAGAACTGACTTCTACCCGGAAGAGGACATACAAATGACCAGGAAATTTTTTTAGGCGTTAGGGAAAATAAACGTTGAGCTAAGAGGGCGTGTGCAGCAGTCACAATGGTGGACACTGTCATGACGTAAAATGTCTCCAGCGGTTTACTGAACTGTTTGGCAGTAACGGTCTTGGCATAACACGAAATACAGGTAGAATGCTTCATTTAGATGTTTTTGGCGGCGTACTggatgtttgtttgtttgcctacAATAGATTTGTTTCCCAAATTCGTCGCCCTTAccttttcttttaatattatttaataataagttaactctctttttcaatttaatttattttttatgtacttGCTTGTAAATTAACGAATAAATTTAGTTACTGAGTAAATAAAAGCACTCACTTTTTTTAACTacatatctatgtatgtatatacaaactTAAGTACATTTTCGGAGGCGTATGAATTTTGACTAATCagcaattataaattatgttcACAGCCAATtcttaaatttacatttagtattgctttaatttttcaCATGCCGGTTGCCGTTGtcttatacctattattgtactgagtaataatattattatatatatatatatatatatatatatatatatatatatatatagtagtatatatatatatatatatatatatatatatatatatatttatttatttatattatattttatattatatatatatatatttatatttatttaattggaaGACTCGCCAAAGCCGAAAAACATCCATTCGTAAGTTAAGTAGCTTGAACTCAGCAATAATTACATACTACATACGTATGTCCAAGTGTATATGACATATTTACACAATATGAGTTGattaatttaagttttgttttaattttatctatgaaaaatacttttttgaaTTAGAAAATCTAATATTTGTAATGAGTTCAATCAATTAACCACTGTTGATCATAAAATCAcctcaaatatttttttaacaatattctaatcatatatatgtatatacatatagaaatTAATCAATGCATATTTGTCACATTTGGGACTTTCAGTATTGTCACAATTGAATAAAAGTTTTCCCcatctacatacataattataatcTTATAAGTCTTTAAAGTTACTTCATTTTAGTTCTCACAgttctatattatatatatatatatataaatatatatatatatatattttatcatttcATATTATTGTAATATGACTATTGtctgtaaatatttaattatgtatttataagaAACTAGTTTTGTCAATGAAGAGGATCGTATTTTAGATAACCTCAAAACTAACTCAATTCAAATCCCATTTAAATGGGAAAATCTAAGTCCAACGTATGTTacagttaaaataaaattaaatttaaaattttagaatatatttgTTATGAGTTAGGCCCTATCAGTCACATATTACATGAATTCATTCattatatgaatttaattcggtactgaataaaatgaaaatgtggaAATATACAAACATGGATGacatgtttataaatatacacattTACTTTAGAGACTTAagataaagaaatatattaagaTCTTATGGGTATGCATATTATCTGACCAATGATAAATTATACAACCCATATTtacaattctaagtatttGCACTATCAGATATTCTTATGGAAAATACATCTATAGAACAAAAAAGCAAGGGAACACAAAATTACTCACGACTGTGCGGAGTTATAATTCCATAAAGCGATTTGGAAACTATGCAAACTTATACAATATTCTTATTAAATAAGCTGAATTCGCAATGTTATCAGTATACAATAAATGGAAACCCAAACCTTTTCcacattatattattatattgattcATGATACAAAATCACGATTCGGATTCGCTGAGTAGTCATCGGAAAAACGTCCTGTGGCTGAAAGAAACATAGTATTGTAATATACgctacatttatttatttagtttagttttctttatatatatttatatatatttatatactagcCAGCAGCTTGTAGCTAGAGTTGTTATGGTGGGCATGGTATAAATTCAAACCAACTTCCAGTTTATGTTAAATTATAGTATTGTTTTGGTTTATAAATTTGGTAGCGTGTAATGGTAACTTGCCAGTAGCTTTCAccctttatttttattaaggTTGTGCTTTAActgcatacatttttttcatttcttcaacgacatttttaaaaaagaaaaccaacattgcaataataataaataagaagtGTGCAGTAACAGTCTAGTGTGCTCGTGAGATGTCCGCTACCCATCTTGAAAATAATAggataattatatataatattattaattaatataccgcaaaaatactgaaatatgccaaGTGCAGTGTTTTCAGTATGTTGATATAGTggcatttcaaatataaaatagagtgtaaaatatactagattgtcagtgGTGCTAATAGTTGGTAATATCAACATATTCAATCACAACGCTCGGCTTATCAGAGGTTGCAACCATGCTGTTTAAATTGAACTCATTTATCTTCAAGACGTGAAGTacctacatatgtattatatggTTAGTGGTAGTACTATATTGACATATGGGTAATTTTATGATGGAACTTGTCCCATGCGAAACACTTTAcgttgaaaataacataaactgaaacaattttaaaaataagaaaatgttatttttatagctctatataagtactttaattagagctaagaatggttttggaatttactttctgttttgttttctgttctgataattgcaaaaaataacaaacaaaaaaattatatatatgttattgtAAAACAGAACAGGTTCctaaagctttaagaataacattttttttttttaaatcgtttcattttatgtgattttcactgtaaagagtctcgcacgggacaaatgCCGTCATGGAATTaagcatattaaatataaccttcggaatattttatttattttttattgaattattgggtatatttttagaattaacAAAATATCTTTTGGTATGCGTGTAAATGCAAAGCATTGCTACTGCGCAACCAAtgatttttaatgtttttaaattaaattagttaaattagTTGTTGTCCAAGTCTAGATTCTATAGTCATATTTGATCGTAATGGTTAGGCAACTGTTACCCATTGGCCTAGTCATATCTGATCAAGgataatagtttttttttttcgagcTAAAACCAAAGCATTATCTGAAGCAGGGGGATATACgagcaagaaataaaaatattaaaactacCAAAGGATAATTTTACAGCAACTAGCTCAATATTAGAAGTGTgatcaattaattttgaagCAAATTGAGCAtctactgcaattaaaacccCACCATCACGACGTACCTTGCGGTCACGTCTGTATAAGGAAAATCTACTAGATAAAATTTCCGTATCAAGAATGTCATTCTTTAACCATGTTTCAGTAAACGCAATGACAATGAAAgatatactatttaaatacaGGACAGTACGTTTACTGCAAGTGCCTCTTACATTCTGATAGCCAAGTAAAGAggactttattttttttagctgACAGACATAGACGAAGGCTTTGAAGTAGAATTCTTGCTACTATTAGGAAGAGAAACCGGAgaccgatttttctttttagcaaCAAATTCTTTGACTAATAACATAGGTGTTCCGGCCAAATCTCTTTACTGCACATCATGCTAAATTGTTAAGCGAgaacacttattttaaaagatgaAATCTCTCGTTCGtacgagaaattaaatttgtccACCTTTACACTGGCTTGAGATTTGGACTTAATATAAGCCCGAACATCATCAGATGTCGTTTCAGGGGCAAGCCTTGAGAAATCTGTTTAAATTGACtcttctttttgattttaagcCAGAAACATATCACACACAATATACATACGTGCGTATATAACAAAACATCGGAACACTACCATCGAGGTTGTCCTTTATTTTTAGATAAGTTGCTGGATAGCGCAGGAAAAAGGAATAGTCATTTTCAGaaatttagcaattttgaCAGTCTGCCTGATcgttaatacaaattttaccATATACACGTGCaacacatatatattgtatatgtatattcatgcacatacatatgtacttacaATCATCCATTAATATAACCTGAGCATTTTCTGCATTTGTATTGACCACGGAGTGggaaataatattgaaatcaTCTTCAGTTAGTGTAGTGTTCCAGCGCGGTCTTCCATTTGGACGGTGTGCAGAAGTCACAGTCATTGCCGGTGTTGAGTATAGACTCAAATTAGTTGGACTTATAACACCTGACATTGTTGAAATTGATCCAGCATAACCCAGTAGCTGTAGATAAGATTAACACATCACCTTTAAACTCttaagatttaaaaaaataaattaccgAAGTTGATTGACTATGAAAATGATTAAAGTAATCCCGACTGTTCGTTGACGGATACATTTGCGTTGCCATTCGAGTTAGTGAGTTTGATGCAATTGGATGCATTTTACATCGTGTCACTTCTGTAGACACATGAGGACTTGCAGGAGATTGAGGCTGGGGCGATGCTCGTGTAACAAGGGTTGTGCAATCAGCAGCATTTGGATCCACATCAGCGTTATTTGGACTATGATTATTGCTCTCCATTGCACTCACATTTCTTCTATCCTGATCGATTAGATTTCCTTTGGCTGGTAGGTCACAACCATTAGTTAATCCTAAGCTGGATGACGATGGAGGTGATTGTAACGTTGCTAAATCCCCACTAGTTCGTATGATGGCCACTGGCCGTGCCATCGGAGGCAACATCGGAGGCAGCATTGCACTGTGATAATGAGGTGATTGAACGCCAACGCCAGTCAATTTAGAGCTTCTCAGCTGTTGATGAATTTGATAGTGAGGGGAATGAGCAGCTAGTTGATGCGAGTGGGAGTGAGCATGCGAAAAAGCCTCTACTGAACCAGATGTCGATTGAATACTTGATGCATGTCCACTTTCTTGACAAACGTATGTTACAAAATCAGAAATATCATGAACTTCAGTTGAGAACTTTTCaccatgttgctgctgcgattgGGACTGAGATTGACCCTGCTCCTGATCCAAAGTTGATGTATGCGTGGGAGCCAACACCCGAGGGCTGCTATGTTGTGGATAATATAGGGTATTCACTGGGCTAACAGAGCTGGCAATCAGTGCTGTGCAGTTATGATGCAAAATTGCTGTATTCACTGTAATTAATAAcgaatatagtatatttattatatattcgaCAAAATCACACAAATGTCCACtattttaacaaaatcaaaacaaattacaCAATTGCCTATAtcaaacaatacaaaaaaagtaaaacaagtaagaaagctacagtcgagtgtactcgactgtgagatacccgctaccccttttgaataaaagcaatatattttgaaacaaacttgatctgcgtgcaaacataacaaatgctgtcgaaaaaattatagctctatctcttatagtctttgagatctaggtgttcatacggacagacggacagacacacagacggacatggctagatcggctcggctgttgacgatgatcaagaatatatataatttatagggtcggagatgcctcgttctacctgttacatacatttcctgccggcacaaagttataataccgttctaccctatgggtagcgggtataaaaagctaGTCGGTTGTGCTTGACTGttagatacccgctacctattttcaataaaatcatattctagaaatttaccaaaaatctacctaaaataataaaatataccgaaggcttaGACCATAAAGCAATCTTGATCCGCGTCTAACATAGACGTAGACATACATTTGTTTGTATATTCAACGAGAACTATCAccaaagtttgtttttttgcatacCGACGGAAAAACAGTCATGGCTACATCCTCTTGGATGTTGACACTGCCCAATATTAGTTAATGCCTAACTTGTGTGATATAGTACATACTTGTCTACTTGTTTGTTagatgcatatttattttagtgcAAAAGTTATAATTATGAAACATGTGTTGCGTCACAATATAGTATTCGATGGtccattctttttttaaaatactaattatCCATCAACATGCTATATCTTTCATAACACTTGTTTGCTATTcgataaatatgtatatatgtatgtactggGATTTTACCTTCTGGTGTTCGAA is part of the Drosophila nasuta strain 15112-1781.00 chromosome 4, ASM2355853v1, whole genome shotgun sequence genome and encodes:
- the LOC132794961 gene encoding uncharacterized protein LOC132794961 isoform X3, which translates into the protein MDTKTRTVTNSAEKMNNILRSPVAIVKKRSGPLDCLLDELSLIDGIDGSTSMLPNNSDLININQKSNQTSSDKPAKSLAKPIAFSKSLSSRRRQHSKDKDKKRERWLLTRKTWRYMTDAGRKLFPDGAHNGALENISEIEAQFQSVCASESRFILWRRKGSFPGATKQRLRILSRHRFNHASHLLHKEEKVNENIDKTIEILQYYLKINDSFKTTFLLGSKTVRPDQTTSPSSQRPLNNVSTNRFSSVSVGKAFESGEHSTEQYELFERLKELCQSAPLRNIQLNDNTITPAILQDTVLLKKIYNILKKHQLHRILHSSEPMKPCLRRASSFSSLLNYSNTSYKNISRRNAQDILLINKETVPTKRQLKPPKTLELSHSVQQKYQPHTRRSGVNMNSSGTQTDFIQLSELKRIAEEYEIMFENNGSDDEPRDEKHRRNSSIDNDDVSQSVSDTIKRYLRMARKKSVHDAEGNRFRSVNYDRNLQNIRAKGEINPPGMDEENNKAIQTLDAWAIIALDFIHGNENSKRLENAHLAWAKDLNLRIQKKLEYDRICQEKEITSVRNTKENIKQSQAISAPTSPTNPIQIHHYKDKAGRAAGALLTSSSHFISNFWHTNNSSINDNLNEAYINQKNDTNMQKSKSLSNVGQYVSRKIWGSRSKGQNRHNESKHCEPQSQKWAPSLNYTWISDQGQVIKINDTALENLSQTEASILKNIAIEKIKELNIGKNIDIELKSNRTRVISKKRALTTSFFDIGKKDEQMVI